From a region of the Labrus mixtus chromosome 5, fLabMix1.1, whole genome shotgun sequence genome:
- the pgam5 gene encoding serine/threonine-protein phosphatase PGAM5, mitochondrial isoform X1 — MSSRRTLRLICGLAGGSAALVFAAAAAADSRGCFGEPSGRWSRFTVLQAAQPAWSPGSHTPAPTGHSWDFNWDKRDPSALTNGKKKDNAAEDPSSEQDNGKPKATRNILLIRHSQYNLSGSNDKERILTPLGREQAELTGQRLAALGLKYDVLVHSSMARATETANIISKHLTGPGVELLRCDLLREGAPIEPVPPVTHWKPDAVQYHEDGARIEAAFRRYIHRADPKQKEDSYEIIVCHANVIRYFVCRALQFPPEGWLRMGLNNGSITWLTIRPSGRVALRTLGDSGFMPPDKLTRT; from the exons ATGTCGTCCAGGAGGACTTTGAGACTGATTTGTGGCTTAGCTGGAGGCTCTGCCGCACTCGTGTttgctgccgccgccgccgctgatTCTCGGGGATGTTTCGGGGAGCCGAGCGGTCGGTGGTCGAGGTTCACCGTGCTGCAAGCTGCGCAGCCGGCGTGGAGCCCCGGCAGCCACACACCGGCCCCGACAGGACACAGCTGGGACTTCAACTGGGACAA GAGAGACCCGTCTGCACTGACCAACGGGAAGAAGAAAGACAACGCGGCCGAAGACCCCAGCTCGGAGCAGGACAATGGCAAACCCAAAGCTACACGGAACATCCTCCTCATCAGGCACTCTCAGTACAACCTGAGCGGGAGCAACGACAAGGAGAGGATCCTCACGCCGTTAG GTCGTGAGCAGGCCGAGCTGACGGGTCAGCGGTTGGCCGCGTTGGGGCTGAAGTACGATGTTCTGGTCCACTCGAGCATGGCCAGAGCCACAGAGACAGCGAACATCATCAGCAAACACCTCACA GGTCCAGGAGTGGAGCTGCTGCGCTGTGATTTGCTGAGAGAGGGTGCACCCATCGAGCCAGTTCCTCCGGTCACTCACTGGAAGCCCGATGCTGTG CAGTACCACGAAGATGGAGCTCGCATCGAGGCAGCCTTCCGCCGCTACATCCACCGCGCCGACCCCAAGCAGAAGGAGGACAGCTACGAGATCATCGTGTGTCATGCCAACGTCATCCGCTATTTTGTCTGCAG ggcTCTGCAGTTCCCTCCAGAGGGATGGTTACGTATGGGTTTAAACAACGGCAGCATCACGTGGCTCACCATCCGCCCCAGCGGCAGGGTGGCCCTCAGAACTCTGGGAGACTCAGGATTCATGCCCCCGGACAAACTTACGCGGACCTGA
- the pgam5 gene encoding serine/threonine-protein phosphatase PGAM5, mitochondrial isoform X2, whose product MSSRRTLRLICGLAGGSAALVFAAAAAADSRGCFGEPSGRWSRFTVLQAAQPAWSPGSHTPAPTGHSWDFNWDKRDPSALTNGKKKDNAAEDPSSEQDNGKPKATRNILLIRHSQYNLSGSNDKERILTPLGREQAELTGQRLAALGLKYDVLVHSSMARATETANIISKHLTGPGVELLRCDLLREGAPIEPVPPVTHWKPDAVYHEDGARIEAAFRRYIHRADPKQKEDSYEIIVCHANVIRYFVCRALQFPPEGWLRMGLNNGSITWLTIRPSGRVALRTLGDSGFMPPDKLTRT is encoded by the exons ATGTCGTCCAGGAGGACTTTGAGACTGATTTGTGGCTTAGCTGGAGGCTCTGCCGCACTCGTGTttgctgccgccgccgccgctgatTCTCGGGGATGTTTCGGGGAGCCGAGCGGTCGGTGGTCGAGGTTCACCGTGCTGCAAGCTGCGCAGCCGGCGTGGAGCCCCGGCAGCCACACACCGGCCCCGACAGGACACAGCTGGGACTTCAACTGGGACAA GAGAGACCCGTCTGCACTGACCAACGGGAAGAAGAAAGACAACGCGGCCGAAGACCCCAGCTCGGAGCAGGACAATGGCAAACCCAAAGCTACACGGAACATCCTCCTCATCAGGCACTCTCAGTACAACCTGAGCGGGAGCAACGACAAGGAGAGGATCCTCACGCCGTTAG GTCGTGAGCAGGCCGAGCTGACGGGTCAGCGGTTGGCCGCGTTGGGGCTGAAGTACGATGTTCTGGTCCACTCGAGCATGGCCAGAGCCACAGAGACAGCGAACATCATCAGCAAACACCTCACA GGTCCAGGAGTGGAGCTGCTGCGCTGTGATTTGCTGAGAGAGGGTGCACCCATCGAGCCAGTTCCTCCGGTCACTCACTGGAAGCCCGATGCTGTG TACCACGAAGATGGAGCTCGCATCGAGGCAGCCTTCCGCCGCTACATCCACCGCGCCGACCCCAAGCAGAAGGAGGACAGCTACGAGATCATCGTGTGTCATGCCAACGTCATCCGCTATTTTGTCTGCAG ggcTCTGCAGTTCCCTCCAGAGGGATGGTTACGTATGGGTTTAAACAACGGCAGCATCACGTGGCTCACCATCCGCCCCAGCGGCAGGGTGGCCCTCAGAACTCTGGGAGACTCAGGATTCATGCCCCCGGACAAACTTACGCGGACCTGA
- the pgam5 gene encoding serine/threonine-protein phosphatase PGAM5, mitochondrial isoform X4: protein MSSRRTLRLICGLAGGSAALVFAAAAAADSRGCFGEPSGRWSRFTVLQAAQPAWSPGSHTPAPTGHSWDFNWDKRDPSALTNGKKKDNAAEDPSSEQDNGKPKATRNILLIRHSQYNLSGSNDKERILTPLGREQAELTGQRLAALGLKYDVLVHSSMARATETANIISKHLTGVELLRCDLLREGAPIEPVPPVTHWKPDAVYHEDGARIEAAFRRYIHRADPKQKEDSYEIIVCHANVIRYFVCRALQFPPEGWLRMGLNNGSITWLTIRPSGRVALRTLGDSGFMPPDKLTRT, encoded by the exons ATGTCGTCCAGGAGGACTTTGAGACTGATTTGTGGCTTAGCTGGAGGCTCTGCCGCACTCGTGTttgctgccgccgccgccgctgatTCTCGGGGATGTTTCGGGGAGCCGAGCGGTCGGTGGTCGAGGTTCACCGTGCTGCAAGCTGCGCAGCCGGCGTGGAGCCCCGGCAGCCACACACCGGCCCCGACAGGACACAGCTGGGACTTCAACTGGGACAA GAGAGACCCGTCTGCACTGACCAACGGGAAGAAGAAAGACAACGCGGCCGAAGACCCCAGCTCGGAGCAGGACAATGGCAAACCCAAAGCTACACGGAACATCCTCCTCATCAGGCACTCTCAGTACAACCTGAGCGGGAGCAACGACAAGGAGAGGATCCTCACGCCGTTAG GTCGTGAGCAGGCCGAGCTGACGGGTCAGCGGTTGGCCGCGTTGGGGCTGAAGTACGATGTTCTGGTCCACTCGAGCATGGCCAGAGCCACAGAGACAGCGAACATCATCAGCAAACACCTCACAG GAGTGGAGCTGCTGCGCTGTGATTTGCTGAGAGAGGGTGCACCCATCGAGCCAGTTCCTCCGGTCACTCACTGGAAGCCCGATGCTGTG TACCACGAAGATGGAGCTCGCATCGAGGCAGCCTTCCGCCGCTACATCCACCGCGCCGACCCCAAGCAGAAGGAGGACAGCTACGAGATCATCGTGTGTCATGCCAACGTCATCCGCTATTTTGTCTGCAG ggcTCTGCAGTTCCCTCCAGAGGGATGGTTACGTATGGGTTTAAACAACGGCAGCATCACGTGGCTCACCATCCGCCCCAGCGGCAGGGTGGCCCTCAGAACTCTGGGAGACTCAGGATTCATGCCCCCGGACAAACTTACGCGGACCTGA
- the pgam5 gene encoding serine/threonine-protein phosphatase PGAM5, mitochondrial isoform X3 codes for MSSRRTLRLICGLAGGSAALVFAAAAAADSRGCFGEPSGRWSRFTVLQAAQPAWSPGSHTPAPTGHSWDFNWDKRDPSALTNGKKKDNAAEDPSSEQDNGKPKATRNILLIRHSQYNLSGSNDKERILTPLGREQAELTGQRLAALGLKYDVLVHSSMARATETANIISKHLTGVELLRCDLLREGAPIEPVPPVTHWKPDAVQYHEDGARIEAAFRRYIHRADPKQKEDSYEIIVCHANVIRYFVCRALQFPPEGWLRMGLNNGSITWLTIRPSGRVALRTLGDSGFMPPDKLTRT; via the exons ATGTCGTCCAGGAGGACTTTGAGACTGATTTGTGGCTTAGCTGGAGGCTCTGCCGCACTCGTGTttgctgccgccgccgccgctgatTCTCGGGGATGTTTCGGGGAGCCGAGCGGTCGGTGGTCGAGGTTCACCGTGCTGCAAGCTGCGCAGCCGGCGTGGAGCCCCGGCAGCCACACACCGGCCCCGACAGGACACAGCTGGGACTTCAACTGGGACAA GAGAGACCCGTCTGCACTGACCAACGGGAAGAAGAAAGACAACGCGGCCGAAGACCCCAGCTCGGAGCAGGACAATGGCAAACCCAAAGCTACACGGAACATCCTCCTCATCAGGCACTCTCAGTACAACCTGAGCGGGAGCAACGACAAGGAGAGGATCCTCACGCCGTTAG GTCGTGAGCAGGCCGAGCTGACGGGTCAGCGGTTGGCCGCGTTGGGGCTGAAGTACGATGTTCTGGTCCACTCGAGCATGGCCAGAGCCACAGAGACAGCGAACATCATCAGCAAACACCTCACAG GAGTGGAGCTGCTGCGCTGTGATTTGCTGAGAGAGGGTGCACCCATCGAGCCAGTTCCTCCGGTCACTCACTGGAAGCCCGATGCTGTG CAGTACCACGAAGATGGAGCTCGCATCGAGGCAGCCTTCCGCCGCTACATCCACCGCGCCGACCCCAAGCAGAAGGAGGACAGCTACGAGATCATCGTGTGTCATGCCAACGTCATCCGCTATTTTGTCTGCAG ggcTCTGCAGTTCCCTCCAGAGGGATGGTTACGTATGGGTTTAAACAACGGCAGCATCACGTGGCTCACCATCCGCCCCAGCGGCAGGGTGGCCCTCAGAACTCTGGGAGACTCAGGATTCATGCCCCCGGACAAACTTACGCGGACCTGA